One genomic region from Stackebrandtia nassauensis DSM 44728 encodes:
- a CDS encoding siderophore-interacting protein: MSTVTTEIPSWRTFPVTVRRLRRLSPSFLRVTFTGDDLDRFADNGFDVRVKLLLPAPACGLSKLPDGADWFTKLRALPVEEQCPLRTYTVRAVRQTRREVDVDIVIHPEAPGGDGPVATWARRIQTGDEIVLLGPNGEFDGFHGGMDFQPPDSTHRVLIVGDETAVPAACAIVERLPGHIETQVLLEVPETADARAIEADLPETPACVRVAVLPRDGAEHGAKLIPAVREVMTRLLPHTASGTEVEDVDVDTTLLWESPGAEARTSHGLYAWLAGEAAVIKTLRRHLVSERGVDRKSVAFMGYWRRGKAEY, encoded by the coding sequence ATGAGTACGGTGACAACCGAGATCCCCTCCTGGCGGACCTTCCCCGTCACGGTGCGGCGGCTGCGAAGGCTCAGCCCGTCGTTCCTGCGGGTCACCTTCACCGGTGACGACCTGGACCGCTTCGCCGACAACGGTTTCGACGTCCGCGTCAAACTGCTGCTCCCGGCGCCCGCGTGCGGGCTGTCGAAGCTTCCCGACGGAGCCGACTGGTTCACCAAACTGCGCGCGCTCCCGGTCGAGGAGCAGTGTCCACTGCGCACCTACACCGTTCGCGCGGTGCGGCAGACGCGGCGCGAAGTGGACGTCGACATCGTCATCCACCCCGAGGCCCCCGGCGGCGACGGACCGGTGGCGACGTGGGCCCGCCGCATCCAGACCGGCGACGAGATCGTCCTGTTGGGACCGAACGGCGAGTTCGACGGTTTCCACGGCGGCATGGACTTCCAGCCGCCCGACTCCACCCACCGGGTGCTGATCGTCGGCGACGAGACCGCCGTGCCCGCCGCCTGCGCCATTGTGGAACGGCTGCCGGGTCACATCGAGACCCAGGTGCTGCTGGAGGTCCCCGAGACCGCCGACGCCCGCGCGATCGAGGCCGACCTGCCCGAAACCCCCGCGTGCGTGCGGGTGGCGGTGCTGCCGCGCGACGGCGCCGAGCACGGCGCGAAGCTGATCCCGGCGGTGCGCGAGGTGATGACGCGGTTGTTGCCGCACACCGCGAGTGGTACCGAGGTCGAGGACGTCGACGTGGACACCACGCTGCTGTGGGAATCGCCCGGCGCCGAGGCCCGGACCTCCCACGGCCTGTACGCGTGGCTCGCCGGTGAGGCCGCCGTCATCAAGACGCTGCGCCGCCACCTGGTGTCGGAACGCGGCGTCGACCGCAAGTCGGTGGCCTTCATGGGTTACTGGCGGCGCGGTAAGGCCGAGTACTGA
- a CDS encoding iron ABC transporter permease yields MRTPAAAPDGVAATLSGRPPRRLLVATLFLAVLAAIVVLAAVHITQGTSGVNATDLLGLVFGGEDQQALRVLVASRMPRLAAALAVGIALGVSGAVLQSVARNHLASPDTLAVNAGAHLTVTFAAVVGLSLPMLPAGMLTFAGGLAAAGLVMAMAGGGSGTTRLILAGTATALAFHSLTMLLIILNDQTTVGLFAWGSGSLLQTNMAGFWQAVPVIGVAVLACLFLAPKLDILTLGDDTATVLGVKVTRTRVIATVLAVLLAATAVAVAGPVGFVGLCAPVVVRLLSRLAPGLARHRVLIPMAGLAGVVIVIGADVVVRAIFGAAAGIVIPVGVATSVLGAVVLVWLARRHRDAGGARQPATARIAMLRSRVFVTVLVTGLLVAVVAGFTLGMLGGDTWVLTGDVLNWLTGNTGPGFTHMLDQRFPRVLAALLGGAALAISGTVVQSVGRNPLADPGILGITGGAGLAAVIVISLYPAAGIGVMTVAIILGALLAFALVYGLAWRGGLNSDRLILIGVGVSTGVMALVTFIIVYTDPWNSGKALTWLSGTTYGRTLDQLVPVGLALAVIAPLVFTARREMDLLALDEDTPRVLGVRLERTRLGLLVAAALLAATAVAAVGVIGFVGLVAPHAARALVGSRHVRVLPVAALLGALLVSLSDSLGRTVIAPAQIPAGLVTAIIGTPYFLWLLWRSRTKGTIV; encoded by the coding sequence ATGAGGACCCCCGCGGCGGCCCCAGACGGGGTCGCCGCGACCCTTTCCGGCAGACCACCGCGCCGCCTGCTGGTGGCGACGCTGTTTCTCGCCGTCCTCGCCGCGATCGTGGTGCTCGCGGCGGTTCACATCACCCAGGGCACCTCGGGTGTCAACGCGACCGACCTGCTGGGACTGGTCTTCGGCGGCGAGGACCAGCAGGCGCTGCGGGTGCTGGTGGCGTCCCGGATGCCGCGACTGGCCGCAGCACTCGCGGTCGGCATCGCCCTGGGGGTCTCGGGCGCGGTGCTGCAATCGGTGGCGCGCAACCACTTGGCCTCGCCGGACACGCTGGCCGTCAACGCCGGTGCGCACCTGACGGTGACGTTCGCGGCCGTGGTGGGGCTGAGCCTGCCGATGCTGCCCGCCGGGATGCTGACCTTCGCGGGTGGGCTGGCCGCGGCGGGGCTGGTGATGGCGATGGCCGGAGGCGGGTCGGGCACCACCCGGCTCATCCTCGCCGGAACCGCGACCGCGTTGGCGTTCCACTCGCTGACGATGCTGCTCATCATCCTCAACGACCAGACCACCGTGGGGCTGTTCGCGTGGGGCAGCGGATCGCTGTTGCAGACCAACATGGCCGGGTTCTGGCAGGCGGTCCCCGTCATCGGCGTGGCGGTGCTGGCCTGCCTGTTCCTCGCGCCCAAGCTCGACATCCTGACCCTCGGCGACGACACCGCGACCGTCCTGGGCGTCAAGGTGACCCGCACTCGCGTCATCGCCACCGTGCTCGCGGTGCTGCTGGCGGCCACGGCCGTCGCCGTGGCCGGGCCGGTCGGCTTCGTGGGCCTGTGCGCGCCGGTCGTGGTGCGGCTGCTGTCGCGGCTGGCCCCGGGACTGGCCCGGCACCGGGTGCTGATCCCGATGGCCGGACTGGCCGGGGTCGTGATCGTGATCGGCGCCGACGTGGTGGTGCGGGCGATCTTCGGCGCCGCCGCCGGAATCGTCATCCCCGTCGGCGTGGCCACCTCCGTGCTGGGCGCCGTCGTGCTGGTGTGGCTGGCACGTCGGCACCGCGACGCCGGTGGCGCCCGGCAACCCGCCACCGCCCGCATCGCGATGCTGCGCTCACGGGTGTTCGTGACCGTCCTGGTCACCGGACTGCTGGTGGCGGTGGTCGCCGGATTCACGCTGGGAATGCTCGGCGGCGACACCTGGGTCCTCACCGGCGACGTGCTCAACTGGCTGACCGGTAACACCGGCCCCGGCTTCACCCACATGCTCGACCAGCGGTTCCCCCGGGTACTGGCCGCCCTGCTGGGCGGAGCCGCACTGGCGATCTCGGGAACCGTGGTGCAGTCGGTGGGCCGCAACCCGCTGGCCGACCCCGGGATCCTCGGCATCACCGGCGGCGCCGGACTGGCCGCCGTCATCGTGATCTCGCTGTACCCGGCGGCCGGAATCGGCGTCATGACCGTCGCCATCATCCTGGGCGCCCTGCTGGCCTTCGCGCTCGTGTACGGACTGGCCTGGCGCGGCGGCCTCAACTCCGACCGGCTGATCCTCATCGGCGTCGGGGTCTCGACCGGGGTGATGGCCCTGGTCACCTTCATCATCGTCTACACCGACCCGTGGAACTCCGGCAAGGCGCTGACCTGGCTGTCGGGCACCACCTACGGCCGCACCCTCGACCAGCTGGTCCCGGTCGGCCTGGCGCTGGCCGTCATCGCGCCGCTGGTCTTCACCGCCCGCCGCGAGATGGACCTGCTGGCGCTCGACGAGGACACCCCCCGGGTGCTGGGCGTCCGGCTGGAACGCACCCGGCTGGGGCTGCTGGTGGCCGCGGCACTGCTGGCCGCCACCGCCGTGGCCGCCGTCGGCGTCATCGGATTCGTCGGACTGGTGGCACCGCACGCCGCCCGGGCACTGGTCGGCAGCCGACACGTCCGGGTTCTGCCGGTCGCGGCCCTCTTGGGCGCGCTGTTGGTGAGCCTGTCCGACAGCCTCGGCCGCACCGTGATCGCCCCGGCCCAGATACCCGCCGGACTGGTCACCGCGATCATCGGCACCCCCTATTTCCTCTGGCTCCTGTGGCGCTCACGTACGAAAGGGACAATCGTATGA
- a CDS encoding ABC transporter substrate-binding protein codes for MRLLRCAAGMVAAAVLLTACGTSEPGADSEKDDKGGPVTVTDARGKEVKLKSPADRVVSLEWAETEMLVSLGVMPVGVAQSKEFGTWNTAVKLDKKVKDVGDRNEPSEDAISGLNPDLVITTSDRPDSTLKQLEKSVPVLVVKGSDAKSGNLKRMESDLDMIAEAVGRTDEADTLMEDFESKLAEGKKALGDAADTPFLMADGWDADGKISIRVHSTGSMYDEVATGLGLKNAWTKKVAYDKVWGLDTVDVEALSYLEDKKLKFMYDDSGKFGVFTKKLKGNKIWDSLTFVKDGETHKLPDGIWMFGGPKSGEQMIDAIVEVYTS; via the coding sequence ATGAGATTGCTTCGCTGTGCCGCCGGAATGGTGGCCGCCGCCGTGTTGCTGACCGCCTGCGGCACCTCCGAACCCGGTGCCGACTCCGAAAAGGACGACAAGGGTGGTCCGGTCACCGTCACCGACGCGCGCGGCAAGGAGGTCAAGCTCAAGTCTCCCGCCGACCGGGTGGTCTCGCTGGAGTGGGCCGAGACCGAGATGCTGGTCAGCCTCGGCGTCATGCCCGTGGGTGTCGCGCAGTCCAAGGAGTTCGGCACCTGGAACACCGCCGTCAAGCTCGACAAGAAGGTCAAGGACGTCGGCGACCGCAACGAGCCCAGCGAGGACGCGATCTCGGGCCTCAACCCCGACCTCGTCATCACCACCTCCGACCGTCCCGACTCGACACTCAAGCAGCTGGAGAAGTCGGTGCCGGTGCTGGTCGTCAAGGGCAGCGATGCCAAGAGCGGCAACCTGAAGCGCATGGAATCCGACCTGGACATGATCGCCGAGGCCGTCGGCAGGACCGACGAGGCCGACACGCTCATGGAGGACTTCGAGTCCAAACTGGCCGAAGGCAAGAAGGCCCTCGGCGACGCCGCCGACACCCCGTTCCTGATGGCCGACGGCTGGGACGCCGACGGCAAGATCTCGATCCGGGTCCACTCCACCGGATCCATGTACGACGAGGTGGCCACCGGACTCGGCCTGAAGAACGCCTGGACCAAGAAGGTCGCCTACGACAAGGTGTGGGGACTCGACACCGTCGACGTGGAGGCACTGTCCTACCTGGAGGACAAGAAGCTCAAGTTCATGTACGACGACTCCGGCAAGTTCGGCGTGTTCACCAAGAAGCTCAAGGGCAACAAGATCTGGGACTCACTGACGTTCGTCAAGGACGGCGAGACCCACAAACTGCCCGACGGCATCTGGATGTTCGGCGGCCCCAAGTCCGGTGAGCAGATGATCGACGCGATCGTCGAGGTCTACACCTCTTGA
- a CDS encoding ABC transporter ATP-binding protein, producing the protein MRGDGLRLSYHGVTVVEGAAIALAAGEVTALVGPNGSGKSTLLRCLARLHRPDAGSVDFTDGTGALALSAKEFAKRVTLLAQSRPTPSGVRVRDVVGYGRHPYRGRWRDGDVNGPAKVEWAMEVCGVAAMAERPVDELSGGERQRVWLATCLAQETGILLLDEPTNHLDLRYQVEILDLARDLADDHDVAVGVVLHDLNQAAAIADRVVLLRDGRVMADGEPREVLTSEHLSAAYGIEVLVGTDANTGQLTTCPVGKHSSRRRVPA; encoded by the coding sequence ATGCGCGGTGACGGTTTGCGGCTCAGTTATCACGGGGTGACCGTGGTGGAGGGTGCCGCGATCGCGTTGGCCGCGGGTGAGGTCACCGCGTTGGTCGGCCCCAACGGTAGTGGGAAGTCGACGCTGTTGCGTTGCCTGGCCCGGCTGCACCGCCCCGATGCCGGTTCGGTGGACTTCACCGACGGTACCGGGGCGTTGGCGTTGTCCGCGAAGGAGTTCGCCAAGCGTGTGACGCTGCTCGCCCAGAGCCGTCCGACGCCCAGTGGGGTGCGGGTGCGGGATGTCGTGGGGTACGGGCGGCATCCGTATCGGGGGCGGTGGCGGGATGGCGACGTCAACGGGCCGGCGAAGGTGGAGTGGGCCATGGAGGTCTGCGGGGTGGCGGCGATGGCCGAGCGGCCCGTGGACGAGTTGTCGGGCGGGGAGCGGCAGCGGGTGTGGCTGGCGACGTGCCTGGCCCAGGAGACCGGGATCCTGTTGCTGGACGAGCCGACGAACCATCTGGACCTGCGGTATCAGGTCGAGATCCTGGACTTGGCGCGTGACCTGGCGGACGACCACGACGTCGCCGTCGGTGTGGTGCTGCACGACCTGAACCAGGCCGCCGCGATCGCCGACCGGGTGGTGCTGTTGCGCGACGGCCGGGTCATGGCCGACGGCGAACCGCGCGAGGTCCTGACGTCGGAGCACCTCAGCGCCGCCTATGGCATCGAGGTGCTGGTCGGCACCGATGCCAACACCGGCCAGTTGACCACCTGCCCGGTGGGCAAACACAGTTCTCGACGCCGCGTCCCGGCCTGA
- a CDS encoding WXG100 family type VII secretion target, translated as MNDIHPQLSDSYSTTMDAARKADGGGIGAMLLGTISGSANKSFKKMTNMFGDPTSLRAGARMILANVKGNIEESETRLKEGIAGVNFRSEWKGSGAQSFFDYKDQQLMPAVQTLKEDAATIADSISDYASALDNLRIELIKIAAETATSVSAEMGNLSSEESGTKEAAKAKVKAKVGGLSSVISGLIAGWGAKEAANVKVKDLIDKAVDLQHIDGLPTVTNDDPRHSVGPDGQQVPMPNLKTAVNPDWSKNQTKKYWQYSGSEFKIDHGPFLGMVKAVRDNGKYWKLADQFLITAWLNHLPKSAFSTLLADSGEFYANLNTVLARRHSTYMYSEPRLQQLGNLLEKVAQSYGAVDTKNAQTIDLTYLSNK; from the coding sequence ATGAACGACATTCACCCGCAACTCTCCGACTCGTATTCCACGACAATGGACGCCGCTCGAAAGGCCGATGGCGGTGGTATTGGAGCGATGTTGCTGGGCACCATCAGTGGTTCGGCGAACAAGTCCTTCAAGAAGATGACGAACATGTTCGGGGATCCGACCTCGCTGCGTGCCGGAGCCCGGATGATCCTGGCGAACGTGAAAGGAAACATCGAGGAGTCCGAGACGCGGCTCAAGGAGGGAATCGCCGGAGTCAACTTCCGCAGCGAATGGAAGGGCAGCGGTGCGCAGTCGTTCTTCGACTACAAGGACCAGCAGCTGATGCCCGCGGTGCAGACCTTGAAAGAGGACGCCGCCACTATCGCTGATTCCATTTCGGACTACGCGTCGGCGCTCGACAACCTGAGAATCGAGCTGATCAAGATCGCGGCGGAAACGGCCACCTCGGTCTCCGCCGAGATGGGAAATCTCTCGTCGGAGGAATCCGGGACCAAGGAGGCGGCCAAGGCCAAGGTCAAAGCCAAGGTCGGTGGTCTCTCCTCGGTCATCTCGGGGCTCATCGCGGGTTGGGGGGCGAAGGAGGCAGCGAATGTCAAGGTCAAGGACCTCATCGACAAGGCCGTTGACCTTCAGCACATCGACGGCCTTCCGACCGTCACGAACGACGACCCGCGACACTCCGTGGGGCCCGACGGTCAGCAGGTTCCGATGCCCAATCTGAAGACGGCGGTGAACCCGGACTGGTCGAAGAACCAGACCAAGAAGTACTGGCAATACTCGGGTTCGGAGTTCAAGATCGATCACGGTCCGTTCCTGGGAATGGTCAAAGCCGTACGCGACAACGGCAAGTACTGGAAGCTCGCCGACCAGTTCCTGATCACAGCGTGGCTGAATCACCTGCCGAAATCGGCGTTCTCGACGTTGCTGGCCGACTCGGGGGAGTTCTACGCGAACCTGAACACGGTGCTGGCCCGGCGCCACTCGACGTACATGTACAGCGAACCGCGGTTGCAGCAACTGGGCAACCTGCTGGAGAAGGTCGCTCAGTCCTATGGGGCGGTCGACACCAAGAACGCGCAGACCATCGACTTGACCTACCTGTCAAACAAATAG
- a CDS encoding YbaB/EbfC family nucleoid-associated protein — protein MTSAEEAVVAEIAENSRKIREFEEKLAAAEITVTSPGNHVRMTCDSVGNIHSIQFNRAVPHDVDHRQLSRELVQTLNSARNAGNVAREKFLNGLEMDGDKVGDRLRHSVTADEILRRVFGD, from the coding sequence ATGACCAGCGCCGAGGAAGCGGTAGTGGCCGAGATCGCGGAGAACTCCCGGAAGATCCGAGAGTTCGAGGAGAAACTCGCCGCCGCCGAGATCACGGTCACGTCGCCGGGAAATCACGTCCGCATGACCTGTGATTCAGTGGGAAACATCCACAGTATCCAGTTCAATCGCGCGGTGCCGCACGATGTCGACCACCGACAGTTGAGTCGAGAACTGGTCCAGACCTTGAACTCGGCCCGAAACGCCGGGAACGTGGCCAGAGAGAAATTCCTCAACGGGTTGGAAATGGACGGCGACAAGGTCGGTGACCGGTTGCGGCATTCCGTGACAGCCGACGAGATATTGCGTCGAGTGTTCGGCGACTGA
- a CDS encoding YbaB/EbfC family nucleoid-associated protein, whose amino-acid sequence MTVNIEDDAMAEVDPHQALAESEAADRAYLRKLDEHVVTARDANGLVTVTSFATGEVKDVEISARRYAALSREDLADAVLEAWRNARTEANAAAKRLHESFVLKQGGET is encoded by the coding sequence ATGACGGTCAACATCGAAGACGACGCCATGGCGGAAGTCGATCCACATCAGGCACTCGCGGAAAGCGAGGCCGCCGACAGGGCCTATCTGAGGAAGCTCGACGAGCACGTCGTCACCGCTCGTGACGCCAACGGGCTTGTGACGGTGACCAGCTTCGCCACCGGCGAGGTCAAGGACGTTGAGATCTCCGCACGTCGGTACGCGGCTCTGAGCCGGGAGGATCTGGCGGACGCGGTGCTGGAGGCCTGGCGGAACGCGAGAACCGAGGCCAACGCGGCGGCGAAGCGGCTCCACGAGAGTTTCGTGCTCAAGCAAGGAGGCGAGACATGA
- a CDS encoding AfsR/SARP family transcriptional regulator: MGVLMRFVVLGNVEVHGDDGPVAIDAHKQRLLLAVLLSRAGRPIPSDALVETLWHGNPPSAVRKALSWHVLKLREALGDRERVRFRSGGYVLAAEPDEVDARRFERLYREALAGAGSDPRAAARTLARASELWRGNNAYGDLADVGELRDESNRLNELRLAMLDKRYELELALGRHDESVPALRALVAEYPYTEVFRAHLMLALYRGGRRAEALRVYREARELLVGDLGLEPGERLRRLHEDIRASAASLDLGADATAVAAAPIAELPANISTFTGRDGEVTELLEWLRPGDRDSPVTAVVSGGGGVGKSALAVRVAHRLAARYPDGQLYLNLHGNTPDVKPLAHAEALSRVLRSLSVAPPPGGHDVDELAGLFRTATAGQRMLFLFDDARDAAQLRPLLPSGKHCGVIVTSRDPLYSLDDVRHLELEPLGPADSAALFRRLLPGRRLADEPVAADRIVELCASLPLALCIAAARINSRPRWPLADFAERLADSDRRLSELAIDDRAVRASFATSYEDLDAMQSRLFRLSSLLESPDFTVELAAAALDWRAEATEELLDDLVTFHLVDSPTPGRYRMHDLIRLYARERAETDEPAADRDAALRRVFLRLAAATRSALLAVQPLAEWRLAIGLDEDATGPSFADAAEAETWIDAEAQNLIALSKQASRAPDTGAAAVAIAVRTFTALMPRGHWRESVAIAEVAVAAARTAGDPYGLAVALRDLGQAQRAMKLRPEATTTLTEALKVCRDNGFHERVPGILNFLADVHRQEGEYDTAIGLLREGLAACDEHVADERIAIEIKNGLLTSLGFNYEQTGQFDHAAEAHREAIAISHGDPPAHAIALGNLAHVLRRQGEATQAIPLLEEALQLLNDSGNSRTFAAAHKHWVLADASDDLADPARAREHWNLAAEILGELKLITLEEEAGIRSAPRPEMPQPLRF, encoded by the coding sequence ATGGGAGTTCTCATGCGCTTCGTGGTACTTGGCAACGTCGAGGTCCACGGTGACGACGGGCCGGTGGCCATCGACGCCCACAAACAGCGGCTGCTGTTGGCCGTGCTCCTCAGCCGCGCCGGTCGCCCGATCCCCTCCGACGCGCTGGTCGAGACGCTGTGGCACGGCAACCCGCCCTCGGCGGTGCGCAAGGCGCTGAGCTGGCATGTGCTGAAGTTGCGCGAGGCACTGGGTGACCGGGAGCGGGTACGGTTCCGGTCCGGCGGGTATGTGCTGGCCGCCGAGCCGGACGAGGTGGACGCGCGACGATTCGAGCGGCTGTACCGGGAGGCGCTGGCCGGTGCCGGTTCCGATCCGCGCGCCGCCGCCCGGACGCTGGCGCGGGCGTCGGAGCTGTGGCGCGGGAACAACGCCTACGGCGATCTGGCCGACGTCGGGGAGCTGCGGGACGAGTCGAACCGGCTCAACGAACTGCGGCTGGCCATGCTGGACAAACGGTACGAACTGGAACTGGCGCTGGGGCGGCACGACGAGAGCGTCCCGGCGCTGCGGGCGCTGGTGGCCGAGTACCCGTACACCGAGGTCTTCCGGGCGCACCTGATGCTCGCGCTGTACCGCGGCGGGCGCCGGGCCGAGGCGCTGCGGGTGTACCGCGAGGCGCGTGAGCTGCTGGTCGGTGACCTGGGCTTGGAGCCGGGTGAGCGGTTGCGGCGGCTGCACGAGGACATCCGGGCCTCGGCGGCCTCGCTGGATCTGGGCGCCGACGCGACGGCCGTGGCGGCGGCTCCGATCGCCGAGCTGCCCGCCAACATCTCCACTTTCACCGGACGCGACGGGGAGGTCACCGAGCTGCTGGAGTGGTTGCGGCCCGGCGATCGCGACTCCCCCGTCACCGCGGTGGTGTCGGGCGGCGGCGGGGTCGGCAAGTCGGCGCTCGCGGTGCGGGTGGCGCACCGGCTGGCCGCGCGGTACCCGGACGGGCAGCTGTACCTGAACCTGCACGGCAACACCCCGGACGTGAAGCCGCTGGCGCACGCCGAGGCGCTGTCGCGGGTGCTGCGCTCGCTGTCGGTGGCGCCGCCGCCGGGTGGGCATGACGTGGACGAGTTGGCCGGGCTGTTCCGCACCGCGACGGCGGGGCAGCGGATGCTGTTCCTGTTCGACGACGCCCGCGACGCCGCGCAGCTGCGGCCGCTGTTGCCGTCGGGCAAACACTGTGGCGTCATCGTCACCAGTCGCGATCCACTGTACTCACTGGACGATGTCCGGCACCTGGAGCTGGAACCGTTGGGCCCGGCGGATTCGGCCGCGCTGTTCCGGCGGCTGCTGCCGGGCCGCCGCCTCGCCGACGAACCGGTGGCGGCCGACCGGATCGTGGAGCTGTGCGCGAGTCTGCCGCTGGCGCTGTGCATCGCGGCGGCCCGGATCAACTCGCGACCCCGCTGGCCGCTGGCGGACTTCGCCGAGCGGCTGGCCGACAGCGACCGGCGACTGTCCGAACTGGCCATCGACGACCGGGCGGTACGGGCCAGTTTCGCCACCAGCTACGAGGACCTGGACGCGATGCAGTCACGGCTGTTCCGGCTGTCGAGCCTGCTGGAGTCGCCGGACTTCACCGTCGAGCTGGCCGCCGCCGCGCTGGACTGGCGCGCCGAGGCGACCGAGGAACTGCTGGACGACCTGGTGACCTTCCACCTCGTCGACTCCCCCACCCCGGGCCGCTACCGGATGCACGACCTGATCCGGCTGTACGCGCGCGAACGCGCCGAGACCGACGAACCGGCCGCCGACCGCGACGCCGCGCTGCGCCGGGTGTTCCTCCGGCTCGCCGCGGCCACCCGCTCGGCGCTGCTGGCGGTGCAGCCGCTGGCCGAATGGCGCCTGGCCATCGGCCTGGACGAGGACGCGACCGGACCGTCGTTCGCCGATGCCGCCGAGGCCGAGACGTGGATCGACGCCGAGGCCCAGAACCTCATCGCACTGTCCAAACAGGCTTCCCGGGCACCCGACACCGGCGCGGCGGCGGTCGCGATCGCGGTGCGCACCTTCACCGCCCTCATGCCCCGGGGACACTGGCGCGAGTCGGTGGCGATCGCCGAGGTGGCCGTCGCGGCGGCCCGCACGGCGGGTGACCCCTATGGACTCGCGGTCGCACTGCGCGACCTGGGCCAGGCCCAGCGCGCCATGAAGCTGCGGCCCGAGGCGACCACGACCCTCACCGAGGCGCTCAAAGTGTGTCGCGACAACGGCTTCCACGAACGCGTGCCCGGCATCCTGAACTTCCTGGCCGACGTGCACCGGCAGGAGGGCGAGTACGACACCGCGATCGGCCTGCTCCGCGAAGGACTGGCCGCGTGCGACGAGCATGTCGCCGACGAACGCATCGCCATCGAGATCAAGAACGGCCTGCTCACTTCCCTGGGCTTCAACTACGAGCAGACCGGCCAGTTCGACCACGCCGCCGAAGCCCATCGGGAGGCGATCGCCATCAGCCACGGCGACCCGCCCGCCCACGCCATCGCCCTGGGCAACCTCGCCCACGTGCTGCGCCGCCAAGGCGAAGCCACCCAGGCGATCCCGCTGCTGGAGGAAGCCCTGCAACTGCTGAACGACAGCGGCAACTCCCGCACCTTCGCCGCCGCCCACAAGCACTGGGTACTGGCGGACGCCAGCGACGATCTCGCCGACCCCGCGCGGGCTCGCGAGCACTGGAACCTGGCCGCCGAGATCCTCGGCGAACTGAAGCTGATAACCCTGGAGGAGGAAGCCGGAATCCGCTCCGCACCCCGTCCGGAAATGCCGCAGCCCCTACGGTTCTGA